One genomic region from Aggregicoccus sp. 17bor-14 encodes:
- a CDS encoding extensin-like protein, with product MKKAFEQNVSRAKPRLRLGAFTETVEPPEPESAPQAAAEPAPVAAAMAPMAPVAAQPPLDLSAEVRARIERARAPRPSASEAVEAALRQPLPEAHAVAAMRAEVFSEPAQPLPAPRAPGPASARAPAEAPAFAAAEPVAYAAPAQARTDLPPEVEVQNPPSPRPGSDADPVLDSEARRERLKERLKAVRENPRPEPLPATVAETGTRAVERIASLQAELSRVKMLNLTLTQDLEAARRQAEKATEEARLRMDEARRLTTEMEGRVRLLADLERELAALEGERDEALLSLQEVRQALHASADEKLQLESQVEEGKRALADSLSEEERLAAELESAKDEASSLHNAVEALKSERDVLAKQVASLTSERAELLEARKALEAVHRALSHAAAR from the coding sequence ATGAAGAAAGCCTTCGAACAGAACGTGTCCCGCGCCAAGCCCCGCCTGCGCCTCGGTGCCTTCACCGAGACCGTGGAGCCGCCCGAGCCCGAGAGCGCCCCGCAGGCCGCCGCCGAGCCCGCGCCGGTCGCTGCGGCCATGGCTCCGATGGCACCGGTGGCCGCGCAGCCGCCGCTGGACCTGTCTGCCGAGGTGCGCGCCCGCATCGAGCGCGCCCGCGCCCCGCGCCCCAGCGCGAGCGAGGCGGTGGAGGCGGCCCTGCGCCAGCCCCTGCCCGAGGCGCACGCCGTCGCCGCGATGCGCGCCGAGGTCTTCAGCGAGCCGGCCCAGCCGCTGCCGGCCCCGCGCGCCCCCGGCCCCGCCTCCGCGCGCGCCCCCGCGGAGGCCCCCGCCTTTGCCGCCGCCGAGCCCGTGGCCTACGCTGCGCCTGCGCAGGCGCGTACGGACCTGCCCCCGGAGGTGGAGGTGCAGAATCCGCCCAGCCCGCGCCCCGGCTCCGACGCCGACCCCGTGCTCGACAGCGAGGCGCGGCGCGAGCGGCTGAAGGAGCGGCTCAAGGCGGTGCGCGAGAACCCCCGCCCCGAGCCCCTGCCGGCCACCGTGGCCGAGACGGGCACGCGCGCGGTGGAGCGCATCGCGAGCCTGCAGGCCGAGCTCTCCCGGGTGAAGATGCTCAACCTCACCCTCACCCAGGACCTCGAGGCGGCGCGCCGCCAGGCCGAGAAGGCCACCGAGGAGGCCCGCCTGCGCATGGACGAGGCGCGCCGGCTCACCACCGAGATGGAGGGCCGGGTGCGGCTGCTCGCGGACCTCGAGCGCGAGCTCGCGGCGCTCGAGGGCGAGCGCGACGAGGCCCTGCTCAGCCTCCAGGAGGTGCGCCAGGCGCTGCACGCCTCCGCGGACGAGAAGCTCCAGCTCGAGTCCCAGGTGGAGGAGGGCAAGCGCGCCCTCGCGGACAGCCTCTCCGAGGAGGAGCGGCTCGCCGCCGAGCTCGAGTCCGCGAAGGACGAGGCCAGCAGCCTGCACAACGCCGTGGAGGCCCTCAAGAGCGAGCGCGACGTGCTGGCGAAGCAGGTGGCCTCGCTCACCAGCGAGCGCGCCGAGCTGCTCGAGGCCCGCAAGGCGCTCGAGGCGGTGCACCGCGCGCTGAGCCACGCCGCGGCCCGCTAG
- a CDS encoding PAS domain S-box protein gives MTKPELDAASLQLLEELEADNPEYAVLLAPVYAQGGIVDFEVRYANPATVSLYPGAPAALVGRRLLELDPGLRERGTFDTYVRVLQTGRAQQDHARYSGPQGELTYRSKLIPLRGLLLARFRDVTRELQAEAELRASRDELQEVLENTTDAFYALDRQWRFTAVNRHAERFLGMSRDQMLGRRMDECLPAASPEILWHMRRAQADGVPLSCEAYSPLMHTWVEVHVYPGPRGLSVYFRDIGARRQVALALEESEARHRALTTATFDALVLHAEGLIVEANHNAAQLLGVQAPEELVGQPVERFIAPEALGPLRERLRARSEARHELTVLRADGARVEVEAATKQFPYRGRPVMSAALRDVTERRQLEAARQRLLEQEQSARREAEALAQARTRELLSAQEKLVQSEKLAAAGQLAAGVGHEINNPLAFVMGNLDFALSALQGSPAPATSSPASLTEVHQALSEAREGADRIRRIVADLKLFSRADESALVPVDLHAALEFSLSMAMPQLRHRALVERSYGEPPRVCANEGRLSQVFLNLLVNAAHALPEGSASEHRVRILTRREGGSAVVEISDTGCGMSPEVLERAFEPFFTTKAVGAGTGLGLSICHGIVRGLGGTLSATSTKGQGATFRVVLPAWEGAAAGEPARAPARATAPSARRRVLVVDDEPGIAHLLQRIIGREHEVVVAHSGRSALELLARDPGFDRIFCDLMMPDGTGMDVHAQLAERQPELLGRVVFMTGGDFTARSRAFLQQPALVRIEKPFQPELVRQLVHQAAPRGGEA, from the coding sequence GTGACGAAGCCCGAGCTGGACGCCGCGAGCCTGCAGCTGCTCGAGGAGCTGGAGGCGGACAACCCGGAGTACGCCGTGCTGCTCGCGCCCGTGTACGCGCAGGGCGGCATCGTCGACTTCGAGGTGCGCTACGCGAACCCCGCCACCGTCTCGCTCTACCCCGGCGCGCCCGCGGCGCTCGTGGGCCGGCGGCTGCTGGAGCTGGACCCGGGGCTGCGCGAGCGCGGCACCTTCGATACGTACGTGCGCGTGCTGCAGACGGGGCGAGCGCAGCAGGACCACGCGCGCTACAGCGGCCCCCAGGGCGAGCTCACCTACCGCTCGAAGCTCATTCCGCTGCGCGGCCTGCTGCTCGCGCGCTTTCGCGACGTCACCCGCGAGCTGCAGGCGGAGGCGGAGCTGCGCGCCTCGCGCGACGAGCTGCAGGAGGTGCTCGAGAACACCACGGACGCCTTCTACGCGCTGGACCGGCAGTGGCGCTTCACCGCGGTGAACCGCCACGCCGAGCGCTTCCTCGGGATGAGCCGCGACCAGATGCTGGGGCGGCGCATGGACGAGTGCCTGCCGGCCGCGAGCCCGGAGATCCTCTGGCACATGCGCCGCGCGCAGGCGGACGGCGTGCCGCTCAGCTGCGAGGCCTACTCGCCCCTGATGCACACCTGGGTGGAGGTGCACGTGTACCCGGGCCCGCGCGGCCTGAGCGTGTACTTCCGCGACATCGGCGCCCGGCGCCAGGTGGCGCTCGCGCTGGAGGAGAGCGAGGCGCGCCACCGCGCGCTCACCACCGCGACCTTCGACGCGCTCGTGCTGCACGCGGAGGGGCTCATCGTGGAGGCGAACCACAACGCCGCCCAGCTCCTCGGGGTGCAGGCGCCCGAGGAGCTGGTGGGCCAGCCGGTGGAGCGCTTCATCGCGCCCGAGGCGCTGGGGCCCTTGCGCGAGCGGCTGCGCGCGCGCAGCGAGGCGCGCCACGAGCTCACCGTGCTGCGCGCAGACGGCGCCCGCGTGGAGGTGGAGGCGGCGACGAAGCAGTTCCCCTACCGCGGCCGCCCGGTGATGAGCGCGGCGCTGCGCGACGTGACCGAGCGGCGCCAGCTGGAGGCGGCGCGCCAGCGGCTGCTCGAGCAGGAGCAGAGCGCGCGGCGCGAGGCCGAGGCGCTCGCCCAGGCGCGCACCCGCGAGCTGCTCAGCGCGCAGGAGAAGCTGGTGCAGAGCGAGAAGCTCGCGGCCGCCGGCCAGCTCGCCGCCGGCGTGGGGCACGAGATCAACAACCCGCTCGCCTTCGTGATGGGCAACCTGGACTTCGCGCTCTCGGCGCTGCAGGGCAGCCCGGCGCCGGCCACGTCGTCTCCAGCGAGCCTGACCGAAGTACACCAGGCGCTGAGCGAGGCGCGCGAGGGCGCGGACCGCATCCGGCGCATCGTGGCGGACCTCAAGCTGTTCAGCCGCGCGGACGAGAGCGCCCTGGTGCCGGTGGACCTGCACGCCGCGCTCGAGTTCAGCCTCTCCATGGCCATGCCCCAGCTGCGCCACCGCGCCCTGGTGGAGCGCAGCTACGGCGAGCCGCCGCGGGTGTGCGCGAACGAGGGGCGCCTCAGCCAGGTGTTCCTCAACCTCCTCGTGAACGCCGCGCACGCGCTGCCCGAGGGCAGTGCGAGCGAGCACCGGGTGCGCATCCTCACCCGGCGCGAGGGCGGCAGCGCGGTGGTGGAGATCTCGGACACGGGCTGCGGGATGAGCCCCGAGGTGCTCGAGCGCGCCTTCGAGCCCTTCTTCACCACCAAGGCGGTGGGCGCGGGCACGGGGCTGGGGCTCTCCATCTGCCACGGCATCGTGCGTGGGCTGGGCGGCACCCTGAGCGCCACGAGCACGAAGGGCCAGGGCGCCACCTTCCGCGTGGTGCTGCCCGCCTGGGAGGGCGCGGCCGCGGGGGAGCCCGCGCGCGCGCCGGCCCGCGCCACCGCCCCTTCCGCGCGCCGCCGCGTCCTGGTGGTGGACGACGAGCCGGGCATCGCCCACCTCCTGCAGCGCATCATCGGGCGCGAGCACGAGGTGGTGGTGGCCCACAGCGGCCGCAGCGCGCTGGAGCTGCTCGCGCGGGACCCCGGCTTCGACCGCATCTTCTGCGACCTGATGATGCCGGACGGCACCGGCATGGACGTGCACGCCCAGCTCGCCGAGCGCCAGCCGGAGCTGCTCGGGCGCGTGGTGTTCATGACCGGCGGCGACTTCACCGCGCGCTCGCGCGCCTTCCTCCAGCAGCCGGCGCTCGTGCGCATCGAGAAGCCCTTCCAGCCGGAGCTGGTGCGCCAGCTGGTGCACCAGGCCGCGCCGCGTGGCGGAGAGGCCTGA
- a CDS encoding AAA family ATPase has product MEAPTYSAKQVAELLGVTGKELGAALKKDAYSPDDLWTLRERLQRFPTPFGSQRRQLFLNFKGGTGKTSLSTSYAWRIAELGYRVLLVDLDSQGHATKCLGYEGEDFEKTLLDVLVRKTPLTQVIQRSRLPNLDFVPCNLSMSTVDLSLMPMAGREFKLRNALKEVEAHYDVVVFDAPPSFGLLNLNALMAATDLFVPVLADFLSFHGLKLLFETVQSMEEDLGHVLDHIFIVVNAYNATFKLAKEALEALQTHYPEYLLPTIIRQCTKFAQASSEGVPVFVADPTCKGALDIQAAIAHVLPRLAATPPRDGAQKAG; this is encoded by the coding sequence ATGGAAGCACCGACCTACAGCGCGAAGCAGGTGGCCGAGCTGCTCGGCGTCACGGGCAAGGAGCTCGGCGCCGCGCTGAAGAAGGACGCGTACTCGCCGGATGACCTGTGGACGCTGCGCGAGCGCCTCCAGCGCTTCCCCACGCCCTTCGGCTCCCAGCGCCGCCAGCTCTTCCTCAACTTCAAGGGCGGCACCGGCAAGACCAGCCTCAGCACCTCCTACGCCTGGCGCATCGCGGAGCTCGGCTACCGCGTGCTGCTGGTGGACCTGGACAGCCAGGGCCACGCGACCAAGTGCCTCGGCTACGAGGGCGAGGACTTCGAGAAGACGCTGCTGGACGTGCTGGTGCGCAAGACGCCGCTCACCCAGGTCATCCAGCGCTCGCGCCTGCCCAACCTGGACTTCGTGCCCTGCAACCTGAGCATGTCCACGGTGGACCTGAGCCTGATGCCCATGGCCGGGCGCGAGTTCAAGCTGCGCAACGCGCTCAAGGAGGTGGAGGCGCACTACGACGTCGTCGTCTTCGACGCGCCTCCCTCCTTCGGCCTGCTCAACCTCAACGCCCTGATGGCCGCGACGGACCTCTTCGTGCCCGTGCTCGCGGACTTCCTCTCCTTCCACGGCCTCAAGCTGCTCTTCGAGACGGTGCAGAGCATGGAGGAGGACCTCGGCCACGTGCTCGACCACATCTTCATCGTGGTCAACGCCTACAACGCCACCTTCAAGCTCGCGAAGGAGGCGCTCGAGGCGCTGCAGACGCACTACCCCGAGTACCTGCTGCCCACGATCATCCGGCAGTGCACCAAGTTCGCCCAGGCCTCCAGCGAGGGCGTGCCGGTGTTCGTCGCCGACCCCACCTGCAAGGGCGCGCTCGACATCCAGGCCGCCATCGCCCATGTGCTGCCGCGCCTCGCCGCCACCCCGCCGCGCGACGGCGCCCAGAAGGCAGGCTAG
- a CDS encoding adenylate/guanylate cyclase domain-containing protein, with amino-acid sequence MARERARVLGLRLRNNAGRVLAIALLATAAAALCWRLGWLQAAERSTYDQGLTTFTGGRPRSSQLVVVAIDQTSVGLIRANPTYALNFGSYPWSRTLWARVLEQLHREGARAVVFDAVMDERSTDPSSDLALAQTLRDTGLPFYLGFSADADAPALPHVDAVNGLPATRGAAPGAQQAALSAGVAAPPAQAASGDGAEDFEEAPAEALAPAADPLAAARALAFPVRVEGRTLPLLDYALGGGQRAARHPTPPISPLLDAVAGFGLVETEADPDARVRRTRFAYTDGVNSYVTLPVAVAADLFGAKALELTPGRMRLGAREWAVDADGSAELDYGGRLEERAPVVPLVSVLDAWALGQEGKPTGLAPGLFRDKVVVIGGFAVGLGDVKATPFAPDAPGVSKHVAVLDNLLGDGFITLAPAWVSLLLALGVALVSATLLTVVRSTLLEIAWPLALFFGFFLLTGLTLRLTHLHVLGALPTLSGELASIAAVAFNHLFANRERDRMRTMFSRYLARSVVDQLVEQKELPRLTGESLEVSAFFSDIRGFSTFSERFKDDPAALVRILNTYLTRVTDALLAHGACLDKYIGDAVVCLFGAPLRQPDHALRACRGALAVRDAVERLREEFRRDGLPDVYTRIGVNTAVMFVGNIGSEQLFDYTAIGDGMNLAARLEAANKAYGSSILIGPETYAQAKEHIEARELDRVRVAGKTEAVSVYELLALRGDPRVTEAKRRTLARYAEALALYRAARFEEAAQVLEAALGHDAEDSPSRALLARCRHYAAEPPPLPFDGVVSLEK; translated from the coding sequence GTGGCGCGCGAGCGGGCGAGGGTGCTGGGACTGCGGCTGCGCAACAACGCAGGGCGCGTCCTCGCCATCGCGCTGCTGGCCACCGCGGCCGCCGCCCTGTGCTGGCGGCTCGGCTGGCTGCAGGCGGCGGAGCGCAGCACCTACGACCAGGGGCTCACCACCTTCACCGGCGGGCGGCCGCGCTCCTCGCAGCTGGTGGTGGTGGCCATCGACCAGACGAGCGTGGGCCTCATCCGCGCGAACCCCACCTACGCGCTCAACTTCGGCAGCTACCCGTGGAGCCGCACGCTGTGGGCGCGCGTGCTCGAGCAGCTGCACCGCGAGGGCGCGCGCGCCGTCGTCTTCGACGCGGTGATGGACGAGCGCTCCACGGACCCCTCGAGCGACCTCGCGCTCGCGCAGACGCTGCGCGACACGGGGCTGCCCTTCTACCTGGGCTTCAGCGCGGACGCGGACGCGCCGGCGCTGCCGCACGTCGATGCGGTGAACGGCCTGCCCGCCACACGGGGAGCGGCCCCCGGAGCGCAGCAGGCCGCCCTCTCGGCAGGAGTGGCAGCTCCCCCGGCGCAGGCCGCCTCGGGCGATGGGGCGGAGGACTTCGAGGAGGCGCCGGCGGAGGCGCTCGCGCCCGCGGCGGACCCGCTCGCGGCAGCGCGCGCGCTCGCCTTCCCCGTGCGGGTGGAGGGCCGGACGCTGCCCCTGCTCGACTACGCGCTGGGCGGGGGCCAGCGCGCGGCGCGCCACCCCACCCCGCCCATCTCGCCGCTGCTGGACGCGGTGGCGGGCTTCGGGCTGGTGGAGACGGAGGCGGACCCGGACGCGCGGGTGCGGCGCACGCGCTTCGCGTACACGGACGGGGTGAACAGCTACGTCACGCTGCCGGTGGCGGTGGCTGCGGACCTGTTCGGCGCGAAGGCGCTGGAGCTCACCCCGGGGCGGATGCGGCTCGGCGCGCGCGAGTGGGCCGTCGATGCGGACGGCAGCGCGGAGCTCGACTACGGGGGCCGGCTCGAGGAGCGCGCCCCCGTCGTGCCGCTCGTCTCGGTGCTGGATGCGTGGGCGCTCGGGCAGGAGGGCAAGCCCACGGGGCTCGCGCCGGGGCTGTTCCGGGACAAGGTGGTGGTCATCGGCGGCTTCGCGGTGGGCCTGGGGGACGTGAAGGCCACGCCCTTCGCGCCGGACGCGCCCGGGGTGAGCAAGCACGTGGCGGTGCTGGACAACCTGCTGGGAGACGGCTTCATCACGCTCGCGCCCGCGTGGGTGAGCCTGCTGCTCGCCCTCGGCGTCGCGCTCGTCAGCGCGACGCTGCTCACGGTGGTGCGCTCCACGCTGCTGGAGATTGCCTGGCCGCTCGCGCTGTTCTTCGGCTTCTTCCTGCTCACGGGGCTCACGCTGCGCCTCACGCACCTGCACGTGCTGGGCGCGCTGCCCACGCTGTCCGGCGAGCTCGCGAGCATCGCGGCGGTGGCCTTCAACCACCTCTTCGCGAACCGCGAGCGGGACCGGATGCGCACCATGTTCAGCCGCTACCTCGCGCGCAGCGTGGTGGACCAGCTGGTGGAGCAGAAGGAGCTGCCGCGGCTCACCGGCGAGAGCCTCGAGGTGAGCGCCTTCTTCTCGGACATCCGCGGCTTCAGCACCTTCAGCGAGCGCTTCAAGGACGACCCGGCCGCGCTGGTGCGCATCCTCAACACCTACCTCACGCGCGTGACGGACGCGCTGCTCGCGCACGGCGCCTGCCTGGACAAGTACATCGGGGACGCGGTGGTGTGCCTCTTCGGCGCGCCGCTGCGCCAGCCGGACCACGCGCTGCGCGCCTGCCGCGGCGCGCTCGCCGTGCGCGACGCGGTGGAGCGGCTGCGCGAGGAGTTCCGCCGCGATGGCCTCCCGGACGTGTACACGCGCATCGGCGTGAACACCGCGGTGATGTTCGTGGGCAACATCGGCAGCGAGCAGCTCTTCGACTACACGGCCATCGGCGACGGGATGAACCTGGCGGCGCGCCTGGAGGCGGCGAACAAGGCCTACGGCTCGAGCATCCTCATCGGCCCGGAGACGTACGCGCAGGCGAAGGAGCACATCGAGGCGCGCGAGCTGGACCGCGTGCGGGTCGCGGGCAAGACCGAGGCGGTGAGCGTGTACGAGCTGCTCGCGCTCCGGGGAGACCCCCGCGTGACCGAGGCGAAGCGGCGCACGCTCGCGCGCTACGCGGAGGCGCTCGCGCTCTACCGCGCCGCGCGCTTCGAGGAGGCGGCGCAGGTGTTGGAGGCGGCGCTGGGGCACGACGCGGAGGACTCGCCCAGCCGCGCCCTGCTCGCGCGCTGCCGCCACTACGCGGCCGAGCCCCCGCCGCTGCCCTTCGACGGAGTGGTGAGCCTGGAGAAGTAG
- a CDS encoding HEAT repeat domain-containing protein — protein MSDERPDALLKSALEKIVYFEARSEQLHSELSSARTEAERLKGDLTQAGAREIGLRRQLAELEVRVGRAQAERDDLARLNEVLRAERTQLMGKLLEATRISGAGKRPLAEGEDEEPGHGIDLASFISQLRSEALDQAAGRAPTPVAPAAPAAAAAPAPVALPRTSFPSAFAAPAPAPAFAAVAARAPSAPPSARAAASGATAASLAPAPTSVLEHAQRLRLEGRLDVSASQLAELSGQPAYAGIGNTEETLFGFSLRELATPDPGARIRAAERLRALGQAAAAPALATALHAESDPAAQVALLQAFAAVGRAQGAEVVRPLLGSAASEVRIAALKALLQLTPAEAAPYLAQAMKDPDRAVRRRASLLALGLEGESARSLGEEAIHDPDPEVRSLAALALGAARGERARELLLGALRDPEPRVRKAAAQSLGRILGQDVSGVVALDEGHRRREIRRLAALPSHPVRASLAPPPPPPAPAAPRAQASERAVAVAAPASAPAPAPAAPRAAVASPVEALCPPLLGDIRAALRGRSLPELVSGSGADETQVQEALTLLVARGAVVRRGHKYYAA, from the coding sequence ACCTCACCCAGGCGGGTGCCCGGGAGATCGGCCTGCGCCGCCAGCTCGCCGAGCTCGAGGTGCGGGTGGGCCGCGCCCAGGCCGAGCGCGACGACCTCGCGCGCCTCAACGAGGTGCTGCGCGCCGAGCGCACCCAGCTGATGGGCAAGCTGCTGGAGGCCACCCGCATCAGCGGCGCCGGCAAGCGCCCCCTCGCCGAGGGCGAGGACGAGGAGCCCGGCCACGGCATCGACCTCGCCTCCTTCATCTCCCAGCTGCGCAGCGAGGCGCTGGACCAGGCCGCGGGGCGCGCGCCCACCCCCGTGGCCCCCGCAGCGCCGGCCGCCGCCGCCGCCCCGGCCCCCGTCGCGCTGCCGCGCACGAGCTTCCCCTCCGCCTTCGCCGCGCCGGCCCCCGCGCCCGCCTTCGCCGCCGTGGCCGCGCGCGCACCGTCGGCCCCGCCCTCCGCGCGCGCCGCGGCCTCCGGCGCCACCGCCGCCTCGCTCGCGCCTGCGCCCACCAGCGTGCTCGAGCACGCGCAGCGGCTGCGGCTCGAGGGCCGTCTCGACGTGAGCGCGAGCCAGCTCGCGGAGCTCAGCGGCCAGCCTGCGTACGCGGGCATCGGCAACACCGAGGAGACGCTGTTCGGCTTCTCGCTGCGCGAGCTCGCCACGCCGGACCCGGGCGCGCGCATCCGCGCCGCCGAGCGCCTGCGCGCGCTCGGCCAGGCCGCCGCCGCCCCCGCGCTCGCCACCGCGCTGCACGCCGAGAGCGACCCGGCGGCGCAGGTGGCCCTGCTGCAGGCCTTCGCCGCGGTGGGCCGCGCGCAGGGCGCCGAGGTCGTGCGCCCGCTGCTCGGCAGCGCCGCCTCCGAGGTGCGCATCGCCGCGCTCAAGGCCCTGCTGCAGCTCACCCCCGCGGAGGCCGCGCCCTATCTCGCCCAGGCGATGAAGGACCCGGACCGCGCGGTGCGCCGGCGCGCGAGCCTGCTCGCGCTGGGGCTCGAGGGCGAGAGCGCGCGCAGCCTCGGCGAGGAGGCCATCCACGACCCGGACCCCGAGGTGCGCAGCCTCGCGGCGCTCGCCCTGGGCGCGGCCCGCGGCGAGCGCGCCCGCGAGCTGCTGCTCGGCGCGCTGCGCGACCCCGAGCCGCGCGTGCGCAAGGCCGCGGCGCAGAGCCTCGGGCGCATCCTCGGCCAGGACGTCTCGGGCGTCGTCGCGCTCGACGAGGGCCACCGCCGCCGGGAGATCCGCCGCCTCGCCGCGCTCCCCAGCCACCCCGTGCGCGCCTCGCTCGCCCCGCCGCCTCCGCCCCCCGCTCCGGCCGCGCCCCGTGCCCAGGCGAGCGAGCGGGCGGTTGCTGTCGCCGCCCCGGCCTCCGCGCCCGCCCCGGCGCCGGCCGCCCCGCGCGCCGCCGTCGCCTCCCCGGTGGAAGCGCTCTGCCCGCCCCTGCTCGGGGACATCCGCGCCGCGCTGCGCGGCCGCTCGCTGCCCGAGCTCGTCTCGGGCAGCGGCGCAGACGAGACGCAGGTGCAGGAAGCGCTCACCCTCCTGGTCGCCCGCGGAGCGGTGGTGCGCCGGGGTCACAAGTACTACGCCGCCTGA
- a CDS encoding AAA family ATPase has protein sequence MAELVLLVGLQAAGKTRFVQERLAATHLHLSKDHWPNARRREARLRRLLAEALARGRSVVVDNTSPTAADRAPLIAIARAHGARVVGLFFAQRLAGCLARNAERTGRARVSDEALCITAARLRPPTLAEGFDALYRVRWVEGGFTLV, from the coding sequence ATGGCGGAGCTGGTGCTGCTGGTGGGCCTGCAGGCCGCGGGCAAGACGCGCTTCGTCCAGGAGCGGCTCGCGGCCACCCACCTGCACCTGAGCAAGGATCACTGGCCGAACGCGCGCCGGCGTGAGGCGCGGCTGCGCCGCCTGCTCGCCGAGGCGCTCGCCAGGGGACGGAGCGTGGTGGTGGACAACACGAGTCCCACCGCGGCCGACCGCGCGCCGCTCATCGCCATTGCCCGCGCGCACGGGGCGCGCGTGGTGGGGCTGTTCTTCGCGCAGCGGCTCGCGGGCTGCCTCGCGCGCAACGCAGAACGCACGGGGCGCGCGCGCGTGAGCGACGAGGCGCTCTGCATCACCGCGGCGCGCCTGCGCCCGCCCACCCTCGCCGAGGGCTTCGACGCGCTCTACCGGGTGCGGTGGGTGGAGGGGGGCTTCACGCTCGTCTAG
- a CDS encoding SH3 domain-containing protein, translating into MQKRMRLWVGLVALGAAGSAGAVKPGGTLYVKARTTRLMKAPSATGDALAVLQPPTPVRWEGADPKNKQWHRVAVDGRTGYVFQSNLCTQPPSLEVVAGPNAGKVDAQAFANSGAAVKAVSSGVIAMGEKDADAGRAVKELQALEQLARGVQDAQLAQHAKEAGLKPVVGAGATAVSSSSAGGAR; encoded by the coding sequence ATGCAGAAGAGAATGCGGCTGTGGGTGGGGCTCGTGGCGCTGGGCGCCGCGGGCAGCGCCGGGGCGGTGAAGCCCGGGGGCACGCTGTACGTGAAGGCGCGCACCACGCGCCTGATGAAGGCGCCGAGCGCCACGGGCGATGCGCTCGCGGTGCTGCAGCCGCCCACGCCCGTGCGCTGGGAGGGCGCGGACCCGAAGAACAAGCAGTGGCACCGGGTGGCGGTGGACGGGCGCACCGGCTACGTCTTCCAGTCCAACCTCTGCACCCAGCCCCCCAGCCTCGAGGTGGTGGCGGGCCCCAATGCGGGCAAGGTGGACGCGCAGGCCTTCGCGAACTCGGGGGCCGCGGTGAAGGCGGTGTCCTCCGGCGTCATCGCCATGGGCGAGAAGGACGCGGACGCGGGCCGCGCGGTGAAGGAGCTGCAGGCGCTCGAGCAGCTCGCGCGCGGCGTGCAGGACGCGCAGCTCGCCCAGCACGCGAAGGAGGCGGGGCTCAAGCCGGTCGTCGGAGCGGGTGCGACCGCCGTGAGCAGCAGCAGCGCGGGAGGTGCGCGATGA
- a CDS encoding M48 family metallopeptidase: MRARLAVAAAALALCSCQMAQKLANPSSLSLADLEEGARTVGDAQKCAALGDPKVAAPEEYALGGAVATRWVQRGGGLFLEPAKAPGAAGKVNAVSVYLNRVGKNLAAQSSRPALEWTFGVLESPAVNAVSSPGGYVLVTRGLLDTVQNEAQLAGVLAHEIAHVTERHALRVYASVKRNQCAAALGARVAMSEADAFRSALGAPGGFLDLDGNVGLLTQLTDKVVEQVTTGGFAQSDELDADQRALALVISAGYNPEEYIALLGRLPQGDAGYKNHPPNAERQAHARAWLAQQKPRAGEFSDVDPEWATLPRVPFKGQLDAARLAKRP; encoded by the coding sequence ATGAGGGCCCGGCTCGCAGTGGCCGCCGCGGCGCTCGCGCTCTGCAGCTGCCAGATGGCGCAGAAGCTCGCGAACCCCTCCAGCCTCAGCCTCGCGGACCTGGAGGAGGGGGCGCGCACGGTGGGCGACGCGCAGAAGTGCGCGGCGCTGGGCGACCCGAAGGTGGCCGCGCCCGAGGAGTACGCGCTGGGCGGCGCGGTGGCCACGCGCTGGGTGCAGCGCGGCGGCGGGCTCTTCCTCGAGCCGGCGAAGGCGCCGGGCGCCGCGGGCAAGGTGAACGCCGTGTCCGTGTACCTGAACCGCGTGGGCAAGAACCTCGCGGCGCAGAGCAGCCGCCCCGCGCTCGAGTGGACCTTCGGCGTGCTCGAGAGCCCCGCGGTGAACGCGGTGTCCAGCCCCGGCGGCTACGTGCTGGTGACGCGGGGGCTCCTGGACACGGTGCAGAACGAGGCGCAGCTCGCCGGCGTGCTCGCGCACGAGATTGCCCACGTGACCGAGCGCCACGCGCTGCGCGTCTACGCGAGCGTGAAGCGCAACCAGTGCGCAGCGGCGCTCGGCGCGCGCGTGGCGATGTCGGAGGCGGACGCCTTCCGCTCGGCACTCGGCGCCCCCGGCGGCTTCCTCGACCTGGACGGCAACGTGGGGCTGCTCACCCAGCTCACCGACAAGGTGGTGGAGCAGGTGACCACGGGCGGCTTCGCCCAGTCCGACGAGCTGGACGCGGACCAGCGCGCGCTCGCCCTGGTCATCTCCGCCGGCTACAACCCCGAGGAGTACATCGCGCTGCTGGGACGGCTTCCGCAGGGGGACGCGGGCTACAAGAACCACCCGCCCAACGCCGAGCGCCAGGCGCACGCGCGCGCGTGGCTCGCGCAGCAGAAGCCGCGGGCGGGCGAGTTCAGCGACGTGGACCCGGAGTGGGCCACCCTGCCGCGCGTGCCCTTCAAGGGCCAGCTGGACGCGGCGCGCCTCGCCAAGCGCCCCTGA
- a CDS encoding plasmid stabilization protein: MARGDKSAYTDKQKRMAEHIEEGYEKRGVPEKKAEARAWATVNKTTGGGKKSGSGRGKATNRAPAKKGGAKGGPKGGRAAAKRPAAARKASAKKAAATRSKRAGGGATRKRAAKKSSRRS; the protein is encoded by the coding sequence ATGGCACGTGGAGACAAGTCGGCGTACACGGACAAGCAGAAGCGCATGGCCGAGCACATCGAGGAGGGCTACGAGAAGCGCGGCGTGCCCGAGAAGAAGGCCGAGGCACGCGCGTGGGCCACGGTGAACAAGACCACCGGCGGCGGCAAGAAGAGCGGCTCGGGGCGCGGCAAGGCCACGAACCGCGCGCCGGCGAAGAAGGGCGGCGCCAAGGGTGGGCCGAAGGGCGGCCGCGCGGCGGCCAAGCGTCCGGCGGCCGCGCGCAAGGCGAGCGCGAAGAAGGCCGCGGCCACGCGCAGCAAGCGTGCGGGCGGCGGTGCCACGCGCAAGCGCGCCGCGAAGAAGAGCAGCCGCCGCTCCTAG